One Bacteroidota bacterium DNA segment encodes these proteins:
- a CDS encoding S24 family peptidase has protein sequence MLYPRQSELLGLIRDAVRRRGAAPNGRELARRMGLKGTSAVYAHLRKLEEAGFVRLTSGGRGVPLQIELTDEGERSGRARLWPRLGTIPAGPITEVSYQADEFVATLPDLVPQMRPGDYLLDVEGYSMIEAGIAPGMTLVMRPDVAPTETDVCSVYVEGEGNTLKRVVRDGSYVRLVAANPEFPEQRVPARAVRVQGVAVAALAVRAFR, from the coding sequence GTGCTCTACCCCCGCCAGTCCGAGCTCCTCGGCCTCATCCGGGACGCCGTCCGCAGGCGCGGCGCGGCGCCGAACGGCCGCGAGCTCGCGCGCCGGATGGGGCTCAAGGGCACGTCGGCCGTCTACGCCCACCTCCGCAAGCTCGAAGAGGCTGGGTTCGTCCGGCTCACGTCGGGCGGGCGGGGCGTCCCGCTCCAGATCGAGCTGACCGACGAGGGCGAGCGGAGCGGGCGGGCGCGTCTCTGGCCCCGGCTCGGGACCATCCCGGCTGGCCCCATCACGGAGGTCTCGTACCAGGCCGACGAGTTCGTCGCCACGCTCCCCGACCTCGTCCCCCAGATGCGGCCGGGCGACTACCTCCTCGATGTCGAGGGGTACTCGATGATCGAGGCCGGCATCGCGCCCGGCATGACGCTCGTGATGCGGCCCGACGTCGCCCCGACCGAGACCGACGTGTGCTCGGTCTACGTCGAGGGCGAGGGGAACACGCTCAAGCGCGTCGTCCGCGACGGGTCCTACGTCCGCCTCGTCGCGGCCAACCCTGAGTTCCCCGAGCAGCGGGTGCCCGCGCGGGCCGTCCGGGTCCAGGGCGTCGCTGTAGCGGCGCTCGCGGTCCGCGCCTTCCGATAA
- a CDS encoding serine/threonine-protein kinase — protein sequence MKPLPAQRDGGDAAEHRADEPHAVGALRRRIAEASGGDPVGRYVRVDGVLLDLLLDSADQAAAIATARSLSPELGARAERLAWAFSAAPEADFLARPAAESFAASVADPALTPGDAVGEYRVAREVGRGGMGVVYLAERPDVGLQAAVKVLSGPVLRSEAEDPDAERFLEERRHLAGLCHPNVARLYDAGFTADGRPYFAMEHVDGEPVTTYADRRGLRLRDRLSLFGQVCAAVRHAHGRGVVHGDVKPENVLVADDDEGRPVAKLLDFGVATRWRSGGDGSTTATWRPFTYGFAAPEIVAGGEPSRASDVYALGALLYELAGPYLEAEDPLRPVIARAMSDDVGRRPPSVADLSAELRALAMDAAPGSPVTGTDAGGPLTPRVQPWVVGVALGAVAALVGAAALGRSRR from the coding sequence ATGAAGCCCCTCCCCGCCCAACGGGACGGCGGGGACGCCGCCGAGCACCGCGCCGACGAGCCGCACGCCGTTGGCGCCCTCCGGCGCAGGATCGCCGAAGCGTCTGGCGGAGACCCCGTGGGCCGCTACGTTCGCGTGGACGGGGTGCTCCTCGACCTACTCTTGGACTCGGCCGACCAGGCCGCGGCGATCGCGACGGCCCGATCGCTCTCACCCGAGCTGGGCGCGCGGGCCGAGCGGCTCGCGTGGGCCTTCTCCGCCGCGCCAGAGGCCGACTTCCTGGCGCGGCCTGCCGCCGAGTCGTTCGCGGCCTCCGTCGCCGACCCCGCGCTGACGCCCGGCGACGCCGTGGGCGAGTACCGCGTCGCACGCGAGGTCGGACGCGGCGGGATGGGCGTCGTCTACCTCGCCGAGCGGCCGGACGTGGGTCTACAGGCCGCCGTTAAGGTGCTATCGGGTCCGGTCCTCCGGAGCGAGGCCGAGGACCCCGACGCCGAGCGATTCCTGGAGGAGCGGCGGCACCTCGCGGGCCTTTGCCACCCCAACGTCGCCCGGCTCTACGACGCGGGGTTCACGGCCGACGGGCGGCCCTACTTCGCGATGGAGCACGTCGACGGCGAGCCCGTGACGACCTACGCCGACCGAAGGGGGCTCCGGCTCCGCGACCGGCTCTCGCTCTTCGGGCAGGTCTGCGCGGCCGTCCGCCATGCCCACGGACGCGGGGTGGTCCACGGCGACGTGAAGCCCGAGAACGTGCTCGTGGCCGACGACGATGAGGGCCGCCCAGTTGCCAAGCTCCTCGACTTCGGCGTAGCCACGCGCTGGCGCTCAGGGGGCGACGGGTCTACGACTGCGACGTGGCGGCCGTTCACGTACGGCTTCGCCGCCCCCGAGATCGTGGCCGGGGGAGAGCCGAGCCGCGCCTCGGACGTGTACGCACTTGGAGCGCTGCTCTACGAGCTCGCCGGGCCGTACCTGGAGGCGGAGGACCCGCTCCGTCCGGTCATCGCCCGCGCGATGAGCGACGACGTGGGCCGCCGCCCGCCGTCCGTGGCCGACCTCTCGGCCGAGCTCCGCGCGCTCGCTATGGACGCCGCTCCTGGGAGCCCTGTGACGGGCACTGACGCGGGCGGTCCACTGACGCCACGGGTCCAACCGTGGGTCGTCGGCGTCGCCCTCGGGGCGGTCGCAGCGCTGGTGGGGGCGGCAGCCCTCGGGCGCAGCCGACGGTAG
- a CDS encoding ECF-type sigma factor — MIRTAQPTRYTLPARSIRTEADAERAVYADLRTMARRLRSREDPGITLGTTGLVHEAYLALQRESTREASAIGRGDAVPLGLYARAMRNVLVSAARKRRADKRGGGTRALSLSDHDVRAGSDPMGAEGWAALAVDLDVAMERLRRVGPRGERLRRVVELKFFAGLEIAEIASATGTSPATVKRDWEKARTLLYAYVSEDAVSGVPTSEAAQAPKAR, encoded by the coding sequence ATGATCCGCACGGCCCAACCGACCCGGTACACGCTTCCTGCTCGCTCTATCCGCACCGAGGCCGACGCTGAGCGCGCCGTCTACGCCGACCTCCGCACGATGGCGAGGCGGCTCCGATCGCGGGAGGACCCTGGGATCACGCTCGGAACGACCGGGCTCGTCCACGAGGCCTACCTCGCACTCCAGCGGGAGTCCACGCGCGAGGCCAGCGCGATCGGGCGGGGCGACGCCGTGCCGCTGGGGCTTTACGCGCGAGCGATGCGGAACGTGCTCGTTAGCGCGGCCCGGAAACGGCGGGCGGACAAGCGCGGCGGCGGCACGCGCGCACTCTCGCTGAGCGACCACGACGTCCGGGCGGGCTCGGACCCTATGGGAGCCGAGGGGTGGGCCGCGCTCGCCGTCGACCTCGACGTGGCGATGGAGCGGCTTCGGCGCGTCGGTCCCCGAGGGGAGCGGCTGCGCCGGGTGGTCGAGCTCAAGTTCTTCGCGGGGCTCGAGATCGCAGAGATCGCCTCGGCGACGGGGACGAGCCCGGCGACTGTGAAACGCGACTGGGAGAAGGCTCGGACGCTGCTCTACGCCTACGTCTCTGAGGACGCGGTCTCCGGGGTGCCAACCTCAGAGGCTGCCCAAGCCCCAAAGGCCCGATGA